A stretch of the Oenococcus sp. UCMA 16435 genome encodes the following:
- a CDS encoding TetR/AcrR family transcriptional regulator — protein MVKNTRDKIIETTISIIENKGIDSVNMRDLGTQIGLSRGAVYRHFKNKDDLLVTIAVQSFVKLSTHLSEAVQDNSKEQLINLLNYYYNFGTEHPSLYDLMFQKKWTASEYQNLHTIATQPLEILRKFIPSTVDSAIVLAFIHGLIELTNSGHVEPEKGLDDPRLLISNFITKIYQ, from the coding sequence ATGGTAAAAAATACTCGTGATAAAATCATAGAAACGACAATAAGTATTATTGAAAATAAAGGCATCGATTCTGTTAATATGCGCGACCTCGGGACACAAATTGGATTATCGCGAGGAGCAGTATATCGACATTTCAAAAACAAAGATGATTTACTGGTTACTATTGCTGTTCAATCATTCGTTAAACTCTCTACACATCTGTCTGAGGCAGTCCAAGATAATTCAAAAGAGCAATTAATTAACTTACTGAATTACTATTATAATTTTGGCACCGAACACCCTTCTTTATATGATTTGATGTTTCAAAAGAAATGGACAGCTTCTGAATATCAGAACTTACACACTATAGCAACACAGCCGTTAGAAATACTCCGCAAATTCATTCCAAGCACGGTTGATTCTGCTATCGTACTTGCATTCATCCATGGGCTTATCGAGTTGACTAATTCCGGGCATGTTGAACCAGAAAAAGGTTTGGATGATCCTCGACTTTTGATTTCAAATTTTATTACTAAAATATATCAATAG
- a CDS encoding SDR family NAD(P)-dependent oxidoreductase gives MTKIVLITGANKGIGFETAKQIGKNGWTILVGARNEERGKNAVYQLQQDGITAEWLQIDLNDISSIHKAVSYVEEHYPKLDGLINNAGISGNMQKNPLELTSSELDQLAKVNFLGNFEMIKSFTPILSRNHGRILNVTIPVTPIGSFNPLGYLASKASLNSMIKSFAMYYKKHEISVEIFGVLPGGISTDLNQHQSGLLIRTVQEGGGSIAKVMMDRHNHQGKILMRMGFTQLARNFVFRGHD, from the coding sequence ATGACAAAAATTGTGTTAATTACTGGAGCTAACAAAGGTATCGGATTTGAAACCGCAAAACAAATCGGTAAGAATGGCTGGACGATTCTGGTTGGCGCTCGAAACGAAGAGCGTGGCAAAAATGCTGTTTATCAATTACAACAAGACGGAATTACTGCAGAGTGGCTACAAATCGATCTCAATGACATTAGCAGTATCCATAAAGCTGTAAGTTATGTAGAGGAACATTATCCGAAACTGGATGGGCTTATCAATAACGCCGGTATTTCCGGCAATATGCAAAAAAATCCTTTAGAACTAACATCTTCTGAATTAGATCAATTAGCAAAAGTTAATTTTCTTGGTAATTTTGAAATGATTAAATCATTTACACCAATTTTGTCTAGAAATCATGGCAGAATATTGAATGTAACAATTCCTGTCACGCCTATTGGCTCTTTCAATCCGCTGGGATACTTGGCTAGTAAAGCTTCACTAAACTCGATGATTAAATCATTTGCGATGTATTATAAAAAGCACGAAATTTCTGTTGAAATTTTTGGTGTTCTACCTGGCGGAATATCTACTGACCTTAATCAACATCAGAGTGGTTTACTAATACGGACAGTTCAAGAAGGTGGAGGGTCAATTGCCAAAGTAATGATGGACCGGCATAATCATCAAGGAAAAATACTAATGCGTATGGGATTTACTCAATTGGCGCGTAATTTTGTTTTTAGAGGACATGATTAA
- a CDS encoding ABC transporter permease has translation MNNLQLEIKNSSSYHHGFNDALALTNRNLIKMWKSPEKLMDVFIMPIFFMLIFSYLFGGAISGSTKAYLPLVLPGIMIQTLLSISSGTGASIREDINKGVFDRFKSLPILRLSPLIGSLIADLVRYTVATSVTLLVGYIIGWRPTVGFQWVLLAMLFGIGFSWAISWIFVFWGLLAKSAEAVNGISVMIMLGLSFLSNAFVPTSSLPKILQTFVRINPVTHVISALRELLLHGQFGNETLISIIMAAAIVIIFVPLTLWAYNKKI, from the coding sequence ATGAATAATTTACAATTAGAAATAAAAAATAGTTCTTCTTATCATCACGGTTTTAACGATGCTCTAGCATTGACTAATCGTAACCTGATTAAAATGTGGAAGAGTCCGGAAAAATTAATGGATGTATTTATCATGCCAATTTTCTTCATGTTAATATTTTCTTATCTTTTTGGAGGGGCTATTTCTGGTTCAACAAAAGCTTATTTACCACTTGTTTTGCCAGGTATTATGATTCAGACACTACTGTCCATTTCGTCGGGAACAGGTGCGTCAATTCGTGAAGATATCAATAAAGGAGTATTTGATCGTTTTAAATCATTGCCGATCCTACGTCTGTCGCCTCTTATCGGTTCTCTGATAGCAGACTTAGTACGCTATACCGTTGCAACCAGCGTTACTTTATTAGTTGGCTATATTATTGGATGGCGTCCAACGGTTGGCTTCCAATGGGTTTTATTAGCAATGCTGTTTGGAATTGGTTTTTCTTGGGCAATCAGCTGGATTTTTGTTTTTTGGGGTTTATTAGCAAAATCGGCAGAAGCTGTGAATGGTATTTCTGTGATGATTATGCTGGGACTAAGTTTTTTGTCAAACGCCTTTGTGCCGACTAGTTCCTTGCCTAAAATTTTGCAGACCTTTGTGCGTATTAATCCAGTTACTCACGTCATTTCTGCATTACGCGAATTGTTATTGCACGGACAGTTTGGAAACGAAACATTGATTTCAATTATCATGGCTGCAGCAATCGTGATAATCTTTGTTCCTCTAACATTGTGGGCCTATAATAAGAAAATATAA
- a CDS encoding ATP-binding cassette domain-containing protein, whose translation MTDMLAFETNNLTKKFGKHLVVNGINLKVQQGEIFSVLGPNGAGKTTLIRILATLLKQNSGIATIFGHDVNKDAAYVRSLIGLTGQYATVDEDLSGRENLILFAHLNGLKGAGAEKRAADLLEEFSLTEAANKSLNNFSGGMRRRLDLAISLISKPPLIFLDEPTTGLDPRTRLQLWDTIHRLNGAGTTILLTTQYLEEADQLADRIAVIDKGTIVASGTPDQLKKKVGSNSIVLTMKRPSDLLKTQKIIEDSLGETTKIDKEKLQITAPFRNMNNMAKLMAALSNENIKIDEFSIQKPTLDEVFLKVTAR comes from the coding sequence ATGACAGATATGCTAGCATTTGAAACGAACAATTTAACTAAAAAATTTGGTAAGCACCTCGTTGTCAATGGAATTAATTTGAAAGTTCAACAAGGAGAAATTTTTAGCGTGCTAGGACCCAACGGCGCTGGCAAAACAACTCTCATTAGAATATTAGCCACGTTATTAAAACAAAACTCTGGTATAGCAACTATTTTTGGACATGATGTAAACAAAGATGCTGCTTACGTCAGAAGCCTTATTGGATTAACTGGTCAATATGCAACAGTTGATGAAGATTTATCTGGAAGAGAAAATTTGATCTTATTTGCACATTTGAATGGATTAAAAGGAGCCGGCGCAGAAAAGAGAGCAGCTGATTTGCTTGAAGAATTTTCATTGACGGAGGCAGCCAATAAATCATTGAATAATTTTTCTGGAGGTATGAGACGTCGATTGGATTTGGCAATTTCTTTAATTTCCAAACCACCTTTGATTTTCTTAGATGAACCAACAACAGGATTGGATCCACGCACTCGTTTGCAACTGTGGGATACAATTCATCGCCTGAACGGGGCTGGGACGACTATTTTATTAACAACACAATATTTAGAAGAAGCAGATCAACTGGCTGACCGCATTGCTGTCATTGACAAAGGAACAATCGTTGCAAGTGGGACACCGGATCAGTTAAAAAAGAAGGTTGGATCAAATTCCATCGTACTAACAATGAAACGACCATCTGATTTGTTGAAAACACAAAAAATAATTGAAGATAGTTTAGGGGAAACTACTAAAATCGACAAAGAAAAATTACAAATAACGGCTCCATTTCGAAATATGAATAATATGGCAAAACTAATGGCTGCCTTAAGCAATGAAAATATTAAAATTGATGAATTTTCTATTCAAAAACCAACACTGGACGAGGTCTTTTTGAAAGTGACAGCCAGGTAG
- a CDS encoding MarR family transcriptional regulator, which yields MDEGNQAIFEILEFQRLMEKGRLLRKNVDFFFQNQHQGQGAIVALLNVHGQLTQKEIAEKLDITPQSASELIYKLEKANFIYREKSSNDGRMYILKLTDRGHDIANKAEHHRAFINDILNDSELKQFNMLFKKLNAGLIGRLNENKAGIK from the coding sequence ATGGATGAAGGTAATCAAGCAATCTTTGAAATTTTGGAATTTCAAAGATTAATGGAAAAAGGCCGTTTGCTTCGAAAGAATGTTGATTTTTTTTTCCAAAATCAGCATCAAGGGCAAGGAGCAATAGTGGCTTTGTTGAATGTACATGGCCAACTTACTCAAAAAGAAATTGCTGAAAAGTTAGATATCACTCCACAATCCGCTAGTGAATTAATCTATAAATTAGAAAAAGCAAATTTCATATACCGCGAAAAGTCTTCTAACGATGGCCGAATGTATATTTTAAAATTAACCGATCGTGGGCACGATATTGCTAATAAAGCTGAACATCACAGAGCTTTTATTAATGATATTTTGAATGATAGTGAGCTTAAGCAGTTCAACATGTTATTCAAGAAATTAAATGCCGGATTAATAGGTCGTTTAAACGAAAATAAAGCTGGAATAAAATAA
- a CDS encoding O-acetylhomoserine aminocarboxypropyltransferase/cysteine synthase, producing MENNYRFETEQVHAGQENPDPATGARAVPIYQTSSFVFKDAKEAAGRFALTDPGNIYGRLTNPTNSAFEARIAVLEGGSSAISLASGAAAVTAAILNVAGAGDHIVSASTLYGGTYELFSETLKKLGIETTFVDPDDPANFQAAIKENTKAIFFESLGNPAINIVDFQAVAAIAKKYKIITIVDSTFATPFLVRPFDYGIDVVVHSATKFIGGHGTTIGGVVVEKGDFDYQASNRYPDFVNPTASYNGLIWSDLKGAAFTTKIRAEHLRDTGATLSPQSAWYFLQGLETLSLRIERHVSNTRKIVDYLQQHPKVAWVSYPETEDSKYKALAQKYFPKGTGSIFTFGLKAGESGAGTLIDNLKIFSLLANVGDVKSLIIHPKSTTHAQLNDQQLKAVGITPDLIRVSIGIENVEDLIADLDQALEKV from the coding sequence TTGGAAAATAATTATCGTTTTGAAACAGAACAAGTTCATGCCGGCCAAGAAAATCCTGATCCGGCAACTGGTGCAAGGGCAGTACCGATTTATCAAACATCGTCATTTGTTTTCAAGGATGCCAAAGAGGCTGCTGGCCGTTTTGCTTTAACAGATCCGGGAAATATCTATGGCCGTTTAACGAATCCAACCAATTCGGCCTTTGAAGCACGGATTGCCGTTTTAGAAGGTGGCAGCAGCGCAATTTCTTTGGCTTCGGGAGCAGCTGCCGTTACTGCAGCGATTTTAAATGTTGCCGGGGCTGGAGACCACATTGTTTCTGCGTCGACACTCTATGGTGGTACTTATGAATTATTTAGTGAGACTTTAAAAAAACTTGGAATTGAAACGACTTTTGTCGATCCCGATGATCCGGCAAATTTTCAAGCAGCTATTAAAGAAAACACCAAAGCAATTTTCTTTGAAAGCCTTGGCAATCCGGCAATTAATATCGTTGACTTTCAAGCCGTTGCAGCAATTGCAAAAAAATATAAAATTATTACAATTGTTGATTCAACCTTTGCCACTCCTTTTTTGGTCCGTCCCTTTGATTATGGCATTGATGTTGTCGTCCATTCGGCTACGAAATTTATCGGTGGACACGGTACAACGATTGGTGGTGTTGTTGTTGAAAAAGGAGATTTTGATTATCAGGCATCAAATCGTTATCCCGATTTTGTAAATCCAACTGCTTCGTATAATGGCCTGATTTGGTCCGACCTAAAAGGAGCAGCTTTTACAACAAAAATCAGAGCAGAACATTTGCGCGATACCGGAGCGACTTTATCGCCACAGTCTGCTTGGTACTTTTTGCAAGGACTTGAAACGCTTTCCCTGAGAATCGAACGTCATGTCTCGAATACTCGTAAAATAGTTGATTACTTGCAGCAGCATCCAAAGGTCGCTTGGGTTTCCTACCCGGAAACCGAGGATTCGAAATATAAAGCACTGGCACAAAAGTATTTTCCCAAAGGGACTGGATCTATCTTTACTTTTGGTTTGAAAGCCGGTGAATCGGGAGCAGGAACTTTGATTGATAATCTGAAAATTTTCTCTCTATTGGCAAATGTTGGTGACGTCAAATCATTAATTATCCATCCCAAATCAACCACTCATGCACAGTTAAATGACCAACAATTGAAAGCTGTTGGAATTACACCGGATTTAATTAGAGTTTCAATTGGTATTGAAAATGTCGAAGATTTAATTGCCGACTTGGACCAGGCTTTGGAAAAAGTTTAA
- a CDS encoding AzlC family ABC transporter permease → MNSSLTYRSGIKDVLPTVFGYIGVGMAFGIVANTNHLSILAVFFMSLLVYAGSVQFVISAMLLTGSPISTIVLSAFLINSRIILMGTSIARYFKKSSLLQNIFIGSLLTDETFALAMTKVNKTDNHLTTTWFNAANIVAYFIWIISTVAGCALGKLIKNPAKFGLDFALIAMFIGLLYLQIINDHSKTIRLQLTVVISVVIMMYFLMRCFSGNIALLLATIIGCLLGMKITKK, encoded by the coding sequence ATGAATTCGAGTTTAACCTATCGTTCAGGAATTAAAGATGTTTTACCAACTGTATTTGGCTATATTGGGGTTGGCATGGCTTTTGGAATTGTTGCTAATACAAACCATTTGTCAATTTTAGCCGTCTTTTTTATGTCTTTATTGGTATACGCGGGCTCTGTTCAATTTGTTATTTCGGCCATGCTTTTGACTGGCAGCCCGATTTCAACAATTGTCTTATCGGCCTTTTTAATTAATTCTCGTATCATTTTAATGGGAACTTCAATTGCGAGGTATTTTAAGAAAAGCAGCCTCCTACAGAATATTTTTATTGGTAGTTTATTAACAGACGAAACCTTTGCCTTGGCAATGACCAAAGTTAACAAGACTGATAATCATTTAACGACAACCTGGTTTAATGCTGCAAATATAGTTGCTTATTTCATATGGATCATTTCAACAGTTGCTGGCTGCGCACTAGGAAAATTGATTAAAAATCCAGCTAAATTCGGCTTGGATTTTGCTTTAATTGCCATGTTTATCGGTCTACTTTATTTGCAAATAATTAACGATCATAGTAAGACGATTCGATTACAATTGACAGTTGTTATTTCTGTAGTGATAATGATGTACTTTTTAATGCGTTGTTTTTCTGGAAATATTGCTTTGTTATTGGCGACAATTATTGGCTGTCTGTTGGGAATGAAGATCACAAAAAAATGA
- a CDS encoding AzlD domain-containing protein encodes MTTKIGITILLCGLVAWLSRLLPFLLLKKIKLATWFTDFLSFVPIAIIAAILTENLLIEKNGQWPSLNFSNCLAAIPTLLAGFLSKSLLVIVIVGVISMALLKAF; translated from the coding sequence ATGACAACAAAAATTGGCATAACAATTTTATTGTGTGGTTTGGTTGCCTGGCTTTCGCGCTTATTGCCGTTTTTGCTTTTAAAGAAAATCAAATTGGCAACATGGTTTACTGACTTTTTATCATTTGTACCAATCGCGATTATCGCAGCAATTTTAACTGAAAACTTATTGATTGAAAAAAATGGCCAATGGCCAAGTTTGAATTTTAGCAATTGTTTGGCCGCAATACCGACTCTGTTAGCAGGATTTTTGAGCAAAAGTTTATTAGTTATTGTAATTGTTGGAGTAATTTCAATGGCCTTATTGAAAGCATTTTAA
- a CDS encoding class I SAM-dependent methyltransferase translates to MEKGKIKYGVDAPLVPITCISVGIIVLGFWFPSHGYLFAWITFIYGLSMIIGRIIFLHTSLRGKFLVWNKIIEGLNISKNSQILDLGCGHGTVLIKFAQKIDDSGKAIGVDLWRNVDQSNNSSVATEKNLKLANVDQRTDLITADMAELPLKDASFDFVVSSMAFHNIKPRQQREKALCEACRVLKNGRKLIIVDTGNNFKEYRKTLEEQKLIHIKLTVAGFNGWWTG, encoded by the coding sequence GTGGAAAAAGGTAAGATTAAATACGGTGTTGATGCTCCTTTAGTACCAATTACATGTATTTCGGTAGGCATTATTGTTTTAGGATTTTGGTTTCCTTCTCACGGTTACCTGTTTGCCTGGATAACTTTTATTTATGGCTTATCGATGATAATAGGTAGAATCATCTTTTTGCATACCTCATTACGTGGCAAGTTCCTTGTCTGGAACAAAATTATTGAAGGTTTAAATATTTCTAAAAATTCGCAGATTTTGGATTTAGGCTGTGGTCACGGAACGGTCTTAATTAAATTTGCTCAAAAGATTGATGATTCAGGAAAAGCGATCGGAGTCGATTTATGGCGTAACGTTGATCAATCCAATAACAGCTCAGTAGCTACTGAAAAAAATTTAAAGTTAGCCAATGTTGATCAAAGAACTGATCTGATTACAGCTGATATGGCTGAACTTCCTTTGAAAGATGCGAGCTTCGATTTTGTTGTTTCCAGCATGGCTTTTCATAATATCAAGCCTAGACAGCAAAGAGAAAAGGCGTTATGTGAAGCCTGCCGTGTATTGAAAAATGGCCGTAAATTGATCATTGTTGATACCGGTAATAATTTTAAAGAGTATCGTAAAACATTAGAAGAACAAAAACTTATTCATATCAAATTAACAGTTGCTGGTTTTAATGGTTGGTGGACAGGATGA